Proteins encoded together in one Impatiens glandulifera chromosome 1, dImpGla2.1, whole genome shotgun sequence window:
- the LOC124918952 gene encoding cell number regulator 6-like yields the protein MAEGNYVKLTPDQALQNITPGELNQPIDIARINARRCPECQQTLPATYQPPADEDWSTGVCSCAEDTESCVTGLFCPCVLFGRNVENLVSDVSERSACVGHLICIEGGLTVAAVTAALNGIDPQTSCLIFEGLFFAWWMCGIYTGLVRQSLQRKYHLKDSPCDPCMVHCYMHWCAICQEHREMKARLSYEFADVETVIDPPPAQEMTVVALAKDQPSSSSSSNKDSSTSSIVVAK from the exons ATGGCAGAAGGAAATTACGTTAAACTCACTCCCGATCAGGCTTTGCAAAACATTACGCCTGGAGAGCTTAACCAGCCCATCGACATCGCTCGG ATAAATGCTCGAAGATGTCCTGAATGCCAACAAACACTTCCTGCAACGTACCAGCCTCCTGCAGATGAAGATTGGTCTACAGGGGTTTGTAGCTGTGCAGAGGATACTGAAAGTT GTGTGACGGGACTGTTTTGCCCGTGCGTGTTATTTGGTAGAAATGTTGAAAATTTGGTATCCGATGTATCGGAAAGATCTGCTTGTGTTGGACATTTGATATGTATTGAAGGCGGACTAACAGTTGCAGCTGTAACAGCAGCTCTCAATGGCATTGATCCACAAACATCGTGTCTTATCTTCGAAGGCCTCTTCTTTGCTTGGTGGATGTGTGGAATCTACACTGGCTTGGTTCGACAATCTTTACAAAGAAAGTATCATCTAAAG GATTCGCCGTGTGATCCATGCATGGTGCATTGTTATATGCATTGGTGCGCGATTTGTCAAGAGCATAGAGAGATGAAGGCACGTTTGTCTTACGAATTTGCAGATGTTGAGACAGTAATAGATCCTCCACCTGCTCAAGAGATGACTGTTGTTGCTTTAGCAAAGGACCaaccatcttcatcttcttcttccaataAAGATTCTTCTACTTCTTCTATTGTTGTTGCCAAGTAA
- the LOC124932935 gene encoding keratin, type II cytoskeletal 1-like: MAAESQENSSNEESSVDGIKLLKSMTFVLSSLQKNVVSMGSNIIKALNTQKEERKEFVDFVNVLNKLDNTLKKNTRQSEMMDIERHVNDDRHRETMEELENAKADAEKEQPRITQGEPSRKGDGVSTGTRSKRAPINDENPTPTKRGGGRSGGNRGGRSSGGGRGRQSGIDQRGRASGGDHGGRSSGSGHGGRILPPFQNLLTGQDIVDEGMSPTNPQVKKGRTIISFLLSC, translated from the exons atggcagcagaatctCAAGAAAATTCATCTAATGAAGAATCCTCTGTTGATGGTATCAAGCTTCTAAAGTCTATGACATTTGTGCTCTCTTCTCTTCAGAAGAACGTGGTATCTATGGGATCAAATATAATAAAGGCTCTAAATACccagaaagaagaaagaaaggaattTGTTGATTTTGTCAATGTTCTTAATAAATTGGACAACACTCTAAAgaagaatac tcgtcaatctgaaatgatggacATTGAAAGGCACGTCAATGATGATCGTCATCGAGAAACTATGGAGGAACTCG agAATGCGAAAGCTGATGCTGAAAAAGAACAACCTCGTATCACCCAAGGTGAGCCAAGTAGAAAAGGtgacggtgtgtcaaccggcaccAGATCTAAACGAGCGCCGATCAACGATGAAAATCCAACgccaactaaaagaggcggaggtcgaagcggtggtaaTCGTGGAGGCCGAAGCAGTGGTGGTGGTCGTGGTAGGCAATCTGGTATTGATCAAAGAGGTCGTGCTAGTGGCGGTGATCATGGTGGGAGATCTAGTGGAAGCGGTCATGGTGGTCGcattcttcctccttttcaaaATCTGTTAACCGGTCAAGATATAGTCGATGAAGGGATGAGCCCAACCAATCCTCAAGTAAAAAAGGGAAGAACGATAATCTCTTTTCTCCTATCTTGTTAA
- the LOC124932924 gene encoding uncharacterized protein LOC124932924: MELGVEIQKQLDERNVIETRLKEALREPGRKEVVSEFKALVSSFPKEMGNMQNQLSTRKLLQMFIHCGQMSNLFHLCLTGSLESWKLYQLDQWKKLLNFKSCTLWYVTTKLKYTMIFPFKGKNFITATLNSKIVSTNFCLTCTVWQSFLCSLLPFHSVMEEGWLLVSNGSNDRSHAVGDI, translated from the exons ATGGAATTGGGAGTTGAGATACAGAAACAACTTGATGAAAGAAATGTGATCGAGACAAGGCTGAAAGAGGCATTAAGAGAACCTG GTAGGAAAGAAGTAGTTTCAGAATTTAAGGCGTTGGTTTCTTCTTTTCCTAAAGAAATGGGGAATATGCAGAATCAATTAAGTACAAGGAAGCTGCTTCAGATGTTCATTCATTGCGGGCAGATGTCCAATCTCTTTCATTTGTGCTTGACAGGAAG TCTAGAGAGCTGGAAACTTTATCAGCTAGATCAATGGAAGAAGCTGCTGAACTTCAAAAGTTGCACACTGTGGTATGTTACTACTAAACTCAAGTATACCATGATATTTCCATTTAAAGGAAAAAACTTCATTACAGCTACATTAAATTCAAAGATTGTGTCAACCAATTTTTGTCTTACTTGTACTGTTTGGCAA TCTTTCCTATGTTCCTTACTCCCTTTTCACTCAGTTATGGAGGAAGGATGGTTGTTGGTATCAAATGGTTCAAATGATAGATCTCATGCAGTTGGtgatatttga